One segment of Rosa chinensis cultivar Old Blush chromosome 6, RchiOBHm-V2, whole genome shotgun sequence DNA contains the following:
- the LOC112169183 gene encoding uncharacterized protein LOC112169183, with amino-acid sequence MLLLQFTSNSIPFLCFLLLLPIMTISSDSSVYDVLLAHGLPMGLLPKGVTQFEIDEGGRFQVYLDQACNAKFESELHYDRNVSGTLSYGRIGALSGISAQELFLWFPVKGIRVDVPSSGIIYFDVGVVFKQFSLSLFETPPDCTAATPAAQADVGGGGGRLIVDTVSKSKSGKLRYGLDQEQHFGRGFE; translated from the exons ATGTTGCTACTACAGTTCACTTCCAACTCCATACCCTTTCTCTGCTTCCTCTTACTGCTCCCGATCATGACCATTAGCTCCGATTCGTCCGTCTACGACGTCCTCCTGGCCCACGGCCTTCCGATGGGGCTGCTGCCTAAGGGTGTGACTCAGTTCGAAATCGACGAGGGCGGCCGGTTCCAGGTGTACCTGGATCAGGCCTGCAATGCCAAGTTCGAGAGTGAGTTGCATTACGACAGGAACGTGTCTGGGACTCTCAGTTACGGCCGGATCGGAGCCTTGTCGGGTATTTCGGCccaggagctctttctctggtTTCCGGTCAAGGGTATTCGGGTCGATGTCCCCAGCTCCGGCATCATTTACTTCGATGTCGGCGTTGTTTTTAAGCAATTCTCGCTTTCGCTATTCGAAACACCGCCGGATTGTACTGCTGCCACCCCCGCCGCCCAGGCTGAtgtcggcggcggcggcggcaggCTCATCGTTGACACCGTTTCCAAG AGTAAATCGGGCAAACTGCGGTATGGTCTCGATCAGGAGCAACATTTTGGGAGAGGTTTTGAGTAG